TTATTATCATTATTGCTAACTTCATCAATAAAAAAACCTTTTATATTAGGATATAGTTCAAGCCATTTATCTATATCGTTTTCAACATCTACAATGTTTCTATTAGAATAAGTAGTATAAACATATCCAATTGGCCTTTTTTTATAAGTTACTAATTTATTAATAAATTCTTGATAATTACTATCAATATAATTTCCTGGTCCATTTGAAGGATTAATAATTACATACATATCATCTAAACTTGCATAAACAACTTTATCCCACAGTGTCTTATCATAAAAATATACTGGTATTATCATATTCTTATTTTTTACTTCATTATCTAACACTACTTCTGTTTTACAACCAAATAATAAAAATAAAAAAAATATAAAAAGGAATAATTTCTTCATATTTATCCTTTTTTAGTAACAAATCTTAGCCATAAAAATCCAAAAAGACCTGCAAATAATGAAGCTAATAAAATTGCCATTTTTGCTTGTGATATCATCTCCATATTTCCATAAAAAGCAAGTTCGGTAATAAATATTGACATAGTAAATCCAATTCCACCTAAAAATGCTACTCCAAATAATTGAGAAAAACTACTTCCCTTTGGAAGAGAAGCAACTCTTAATTTTATTGCTACAAAACTAACTCCAAAAATTCCCACTACTTTTCCAACAACTAATCCTAATATAATTCCAAGAGATACATTATTTGAAAATACACTCATTATTGACTCACTACTTATAACAACTCCTGCATTTGCTAATGCAAATAGCGGTATTACAATTAATGAAACCGGCATTTGTAAGATATGTTCTAATTTCTCAGCAGGAGGAATTACTGAGTCAATATATTTTTGAATTTTAAAAAGAATGGAAATTTGTTTATCACTCATATGAGAAGAGTTATTTTCTCTCTCAAATCTTTGAAGTAATCTATTAATAACTTTTGATAAAAATTTAACATTTCTTTGCGGAATTGATGGAATTGCAAGAGCAGCTAAAACTCCGGCAATTGTAGCGTGTATTCCACTTTTAAGCATAAATGCCCAAAGAATAGTACCAACTATAAAATAAGGAAGCACTGCTCTGATACCAAGCCTATTAAATATTACTAACACAAAAAAAGTCATAAGTGCTAATTCTAAATATAAAAAGTTAATCTCAGATGTATAAAAAAGTGCAATAACAATAACTGCACCCAAATCATCAACAATTGCTAATGCAACTAAGAAAGTAAATAAACTTTTAGGAACTTTATTTCCAAGCAAAACTAATGCACTAATTGCAAAAGCAATATCAGTAGCCATAGGAACTCCCCATCCAATCTCAGCAGGAGTTCCTTTATTTATCATATAATAGATTAATGCAGGAAAAACCATACCTCCAATTGCAGCTAAAATTGGAAGTATCGCAACTTTAATTTTAGATAATTCTCCAATTAAAATTTCTCTTTTAATTTCAAGCCCAATTAAAAAGAAAAATATTGCCATTAATGCATCATTTATCCAATGATGTAAACTCATAGAAAACTTAAAATTTTCAAAAACAAATCCAAATTTTGAGTGAAAAAAATGAAAATAGTATTCACTAACAGGAGAGTTTGCTAAAATCAACGCTATTACAGTAAAAACAGCTAAAACAATACCTGTTGCAGTTTGAGCTTTTAGAAAAGCTTCAAAAGGTGTAGTTATTTTTTCATAAAATCTCTCCCAAGGAGCTCTAAGTCTCATATTTATCCTTTTTTTTAATTATATTAAATATTTTCGTCATTTTATTGAAAATATTGAGTTAATAAAAAATTTTTGTTACAATAACAGTTCAAAATTAAAAGAAAGGTGGTGAGAGCAGTGCCAGGAATCGTAGTTCATCCAGGAGAAGATTTCGAATCTGCTTACAGAAAGTTTAAAAGACAGGTAGATAGAAACTTAATTGTTGTGGAAGTTAGAAAAAGAAGATTTTACATTCCACCAAGTGAAAGAAGAAAACAAGAAAAAATCGCTACTCGTAAGAAAATTCTTAGAAAACTTTGGATGCTTAGAAGATACGAAAGCAGATTATAATCTGCTTTCTTTTTTTATATGAAAAAATATAATCCTCCTAAAATCCTCATTGAAAAATACGGACAAGATTTTATTAAAAAATATAAGAAATGGATTGATAATAAAGCAGCGGCTCTTCATAAAAGAGATAGAAACGATAATTTAATTGACCCAAAAATAATTAAAAAATCTCACTATAAACTTGCAATTAATCAATCAATTCACGAAACAGATGGTAGATGTTTTTATACCCAAATAGAGCTTAGGTGGGATAAAATTAGTGAAATTAAAAATGAAAATACTTCTTTGTTACCAACAATTGACCATGTAAATAGAGAAAAATACCCATTAAAATTAGTTGTTTGTGCTTTTGAGATAAATCATATGAAAGGAAAAATGGAGATAAAAGAGTTTATAAGTTTTTGTGAATTAATAATTAAAAATAAGAAAAGAATACTCTCTAACATTTTTTAAATTCAACTCTTGGCATTACTTTTAAATCTTTATAATTTATAAATCTTTTTTTATTATATAACTCAATCCCAGCCCTTGCAATCATAGCAGCATTATCTGATGTAAATTTCATATCTGGATAATAAAGATTAAAATTAAATTCTTCACTTAACTTTTCAAACTCACTTCTTAAAACTAAATTAGCACTCGCCCCTCCAACAATAGCAAAATTTTTTGGCCTATATTTTTTAATTGCCCTTTTTGACATAAAAACTAAATGTTCGATTGCTTTTTTTTGAAATGAAGCAGCAATATCTTCATTTTTATAATTACCACTCTCAATAGCAAGTCTTACTGCATTTTTAATTCCTGAATAACTAAATTTAATATCAGGTGAGTTTTTAAGAGGAAGTGGTAAATCAACTACTATTTCTCCTTTTTTAGCCAAATTCTCAATAACAGGTCCCCCAGGATATCCAAGGCCTAACATTTTAGCTACTTTATCAAAACTCTCTCCAAAACTATCATCAAGAGTAGTTGCAATCTCACAAATATTATCTATTCCATTAAAATTTAAGAGTTTTGTATGTCCTCCACTTACAAGTAATACCATCATAGGTTTAATCTCTTCTTTTTCAATAAAAAGCGAATAAATGTGTCCAATTAGATGATTTACTGCAATTATAGGCAAATTAAGAGAAATACTAAGCGCTTTTGCAACCATTACCCCTTCTTGCAAAGTAACACTAAGACCTGGTGCATTTGTAATAGCAACTGCTTTTAGATTATCAAAATAACTTTTACACTCTGTTAAAATCTTAGGTAAAGCCTCAGCATGAAGCCTACTTGCAAGTTCTGGCACTACTCCTCCATATTTAGAATGTTCAACTTCTTGTGAAATTTTTTTGTGAAAAATTAATTTTTTAGTTTCTATTTCCATTACTGAAATAGAAGTATCATCACAACTACTCTCAATAGCTAAAATCATATTTTCCCTTTATAAAATTTATTAAATGACATTTTTTAAAATTTTAACATTAATGTTATAATAATTGTATATAATTAATTAGTTTTTTTTAAAGGAGATAAAAATGAAAGTTCTATTAGTAGAAGACGACAAAAAATTAGCAAAAATCATTGAAAAAGGTCTTAAAAGACAAAATTTTAGAGTAGATGTAGCAGAAGATGGAGAAGAAGGACTATATCTTGCAAGAAATAATAAATATGATGTAATGATAATTGATTGGATGTTACCTAAACTTAGTGGAATTGATTTAATTAAAACATTAAGAAAAGAGGATATTAATACACCAACTCTTATTTTAACTGCAAAAAGTGATTTAGATGACAAAGTGGAAGGTTTAAGTGTAGCAGATGATTATTTAACAAAACCATTTGAATTTGAAGAATTAATAGCAAGACTAAAAGCTCTATTTAGAAGAAATAAAAAACTTCCAGAAAATATTATAAAAGTTGGTGATTTAGAAATGAATCTTGATACAAAAGAAGTAAAAAGAGCAGGAAAACCAATCGAACTTACAGCAAAACAATTTGAATTATTAAAATTATTAATGATTAATAAAAATAAAATCGTAACTCCTGAAATGATTGAAGAAAATCTGTGGGAAATGAATGAAGAGAGAGATTCAAATGTAATTACAGCTCATATTTCATACCTTAGAAAAAAAATTGACAAAGGCTTTGATAAAGAACTTCTAAAAACAATTAGAGGAATGGGCTATAAAATAAGCGATGAATAATTTTAAAAATGAACTTTTTTTAAAATATGCATTAGTTGTTTTTGTAATTATTGCCTTCTTTGAAGGCATCTTAATTTTTGCACTAAAAAAATCTTTTGATACTCACCTAAAAGACAAACTCGCACTGATTGCTACACAAATAGACCCAAAAGAGATGCTTCAAAATAAAAAAGAACTTCTAAAATTACAACAAAAATATAAGGTTTTTCCTTTATATGTGCAAATTGCAAAAATTGATGATTTAAATTCAACTCTTTATAAAAATATAAACGAAGGATATAAAATCCAAAACATAAAAACCTTTTTAAAACATGAAAAAGTAATTACTTATACGCTAAAAAAAGAACATTATATTATAAATGTATCAACCTTATACTCAACAAATAATGAAAAAATATCTATCATAAAAATAATTTCTATATTAGTAGCATTTTTTATATATCTAATTTCACTTCTTGTTGGATATAAATTTATTGAAACAATATCTAATCAAATAGAAATTTCATTTAAAAAGCTAAAAAATTTTAATTCAAATGTTTCTCACGAACTAAAAACTCCTCTTACAATTATAAAAGGTGAAATTGAACTTGCTCTAATGAATAAAGATAAAGATTGTGAAAAAGTTTTAAAAAATATATTAGAAGAAGTAAATTATATAAGCGAAATTACTGATAAGTTGCTTTTTCTTACAAAAACACATTCTAAAAAATCACTTTCTCTTATTGATTTAGAAGAAATTATTTTAGAGTTACATGAAAAATATGGAAATAAAATAGAATTTCAATTTAATTTTGGTGAAGAAGATTATGAAATTGCAGGAGATAAAACATTAATAAAAATTGCTTTAAGTAATATAATAGAAAACTCAATAAAATATGGAGCTAAAAAAATAATATTTACTCTTCAAAAACATAAAAATAAAATTATTTTAAAAATAAAAGATAATGGACCTGGAATACCAAAAGAGAAACTTCCTTTTATTTTTGATGAATTTTATAGAGTAGATGAATCACATAGTAAAAATATAAAAGGTTTTGGGCTTGGGCTTAGTATTGTAAGAAATATTTTAAATCTTCATAATGCAAAAGTAAAAGTAAAAAGTGAAGGAGGAGTTGAATTTATTATTGAATTTCCTGCACTATCTTTGAAAAATCAGCACTCTTCTTAATACATCTATCATATGTACAAATCTCAAAATCTTCTCCTTTTTTGCATAAAACATAAGGATAAATTGTCTCAATATCAAAATTAGGAGAATTTGTTTTTAAAACATACGCTTTTTTTGATTTTAAATATGCTTTTGTTATAGTTGGGTAATAAAGTGGATAATTATTTATATAATAACTTCCTTTTTGAATAATTTCATTTGCTTCTTGTTTTAAATTTAAATTAAATTCAAGTAAAGCTAAATCTAAAAAATCATTTGCTAAAATATTTAAAGAAGAAGCATAACTACTATCACTAAAATCTGCTTTTATTGTATGAGATTTATTCATATACCAATCTTTGTCTTTAAAAACAAATACTTCTTTTGATAGTTTTTTTGCTAAATTTAAATATTTCTCTTCAAAAGTATGAGTATAAGCATCCATTAATGCTCTTATTAAAAATGAATAATCTTCAAGTAAAGCTTCTTTTTTTAAATTTTCATTTTTATTAAAGCTATGATATAAAACTCCATTAACATACATTTTATCTATCAATACATCTAATGTTTTAATAGCTTCGTTTTTATAATTTTCATCAAACTCACCTGCTTTAAATAAACAACTAATCATCATAGAGTTCCAAGCAGTAATTTTTTTAGTATCAATAAATGGAAACTCTCTTTTTTTTCTAATATTTTGTAATATTTTAAGAGCTTTTTCATAATTTCTTGGTTTATCTCCATTAATTGTAGGATTGTTTTTACCATTAAAGTTTCCATATTTTCTAATTCCAAAATAATTTAATAATTCCTCTTTATTTTCAAACTTCTCAAATGCTTTACTGACCTCATCATACTCGTATACGAAATATTTACCCTCAACTCCTTCACTATCAGCATTGCTTGCACTAAAAAATAAACCATTTTTATCTCTATACCTATTTACAAATTCATCTAAACTTCTAAATGCCACTTCTTTTAATAAAGGATTTGAAGTTAGTTTATACCACCTTAAATAAACATAAGGCAAATTTGCGTTATTATAAAGCATCTTTTCAAAATGAGGCACTTCCCATCTCTCATCAGTAGAATACCTATAAAACCCTCCTTCTATTTGGTCAAAAATACCTCCTCTTGCCATTTTCTCAAATATAATATCTAAAAATTTTTTAATCTCTTCATTTTTAGTAATTATATACACATCAATTAGTAAATCTAAACTACTCTCTTGTGGAAATTTAGGCACCCCTCTAAATCCACCATATTTTAAATCAAAATTTTCTTTTGCTTCATTAATAATTTTTTCTAAAATATCCTCACTTATTTTCTCTTTTGGTAACTCTTTATATTCATTTGCCCTAAAATACTCTTTAAAATTATTAGCAATCTCTTCAATTTTTTTAGGATTATTTTTAACATCATCAACAATTGCCATTAAAATCTCTTTAAGCCCAGGTCCAAATTGTGAATAATGAGGAGGAATATATGTAGCTGAGTAAATTGGCTTTTTATCTGGCATCATAATGATAGTAAGAGGCCATCCACCAGCCCTTTTATGCATTAATTGATATACTTTTTGATAATACTTATCAATATCTGGCATCTCTTCTCTATCAACTTTAATACTTACATAATATTTATTTAAAATGTCTGCAATTTCTTTATTTTCAAAACTTTCTCTCTCCATTACATGACACCAATGACAAGTAGAATAACCTATACTTAAAAATATGAGTTTATTCTCTTTCTTTGCCTTCTCAAACGCCTCTTCACACCAAGGATACCAATCAACTGGATTATTTGCATGTTGCAGTAAATATGGATTATCGCTATTTATTAAATGATTTGCCATTGTTAAAACTCCTATTAAAAATATGATTATACTCTTCATTTAATTCTTTTATAACAAAAAAGATAATTTTTGTCCAATTTATTTTTTAATAATTTTTTGATATTATAATATTCCTAAATCAAAAATAGGAGTCAGATGAAAAAACTTTTAGTATTAATACTCATATTTGCTTATTCATTTGCAATACACTATACAAAAAAAGAACAAGAATTTTTAAAAAAACATCCTGTTATCTATTTTAGTGCAATGGATTATTGGCCTGTTGATAAAACAGGAAACTCTTTCCATACAAATTTTATAAAACTTTTAAATAAATATGGAAAACTTGATATTCAACCAATCTATTATAAACACTGGTATGAAGGATTTGATGCAGCAGCAAGTGGTAAAACATATGGAATTATGGCACTTAGCTATTCAAAAAAAAGAGAAAAATACTTTTTTTATACTCCAATATACAATTATCATCCTTATTACTTAATTGTTTTAAAAAATAGCCCAATTAAATCATTTAAAGATTTAAAAGGTAAAGTAGTACATATAAATAAAAAATCTATTATATTAGAAAAATTAAAAAATCCTTCATTTAAAATTGTTTTTTCAAAAAATCCTTACAAAGATTTAGCCTCAGGTAAAATTGATGCAATTTTAACATTTTATATGCCTCCAAATAATTTTGTAAAAAATTTTAGAACTACAAAAGTTTTTATTGATAAAACAGGAGAAGAGCATATAGGAATTTCAAAAAAATATCCTCAGTTATATAGCATTATATTAAAAGCAATGAATGAAATTCCATATAAAGAAATTGAAAAAATAAAAGAAAAATATTACTTTAATCCAATGCCACCAGTCTCAATACTCACACCAACTATTACATTAAAAGATTTAATAAAACCTATTGATATTTTCCTTATTTTATTCTCAATATCTATTTTGTTTTTACTTCTTTATCTTTATTTAACAAGAAAATATTTAAATATACGATTTAGACCCTTTTTAATAGGTATTTTTATAATTGAAACAGTAATTCTTGGATTAATTGTCTATGAAATAGTTATGTTTAATTATTATTCTAAAAAAATACTCGAAATTAAATCAAGAAGTTTTAATGAACTGTTTTTAACTGACAAAATTGAAGAATCAATTATAAAACTTGATAAAGAGTTCTATAAAAAAATATCTCATAAAAAAAATGAATTTAATTCTTTATTTTTACATTCTAAAATAAATCCTGATAATTTAAAAGTTTTAGGAAAAACTTTATCTTTTTATCTAAGTCCTAAATATTTCCATCCTGCCACTTTATCTAAAATTGCAAAAATTAAATTATTACTAAATGATTTATTAAAACTTCAAAAAGCTGTACTTAATAAAAAAATAGACATTTCTTTATATAGAGCAAATTTTTATTATGTTTTAGAACAACTTCAAATTGTTAAAAATTATATTAAAAATGAAAATGATAAAGAAATCTTTTTTATAAAAGAAAAAATTAGATATCAATTTATATTACTTATAATAATTACTACAATATTCATTTTTATAAATTTACTTCTATTTTTAATAATTAAGAAAAAAATTTATTCGCCTATAAAATACCTGTATTCTACAATAGAAAAACAAAAAAAAGGAGAAAAAATTGAGAAAAAATATTTTTATAATGATGAAATTGGAATTACAATAAAAGAGTTTTTTAATCTTCAAATGCAATTAAATAAAATTATTAATGAATTACAAAAACACAAAAAAGACCTTGAAGAAAAAATAAAAGTCGAAGTTGAAAAAAGAATGCATCAAGAAGAATTACTTCTTAAAAAATCAAGACTTGAACTTATGGGAGAAATGATTGAAGCAATTGCTCACCAATGGAAACAGCCAATAAGTGTTATAAACTATTATATTTATAATCTAAAAAAAGAAAAAAATTCTAAAATTAAAGAAATTGCCAATAATATTGAAATCCAAATAAAACATATGGTTAATACCTTAAATGAATTTAAGGATTTTTATAATATATCACGAAATAAAAAAACCTTTTGTATCAATGAAGTAATCGAAAAAGCACTAAATTTAGTAAAAGATGAACTTAAAATAAATAATATCACAATAAATAAGATTATAGAAAAAGATTTTTATATTGAAGGAAATCCAAATGAGTTTATCCACCTTCTTTTAATAATATTATCTAATGCAAAAGATATGTTTAATGAAAGAAACATTAAAAATAGACTTATTAATATTAAAGCTTATGAAGATAAAAATTTTTATTATTTAGAAATTGAAGACAATGCCGGAGGTATTAATAAAAAAATTATTAATAAAATATTTAATTTAAACTTCACAACAAAAGAAAATGGAGATGGAATAGGACTTTATATTGCAAATCAAATTGCAATCAAACACACAGGTATTTTATACGCAAAAAATTCTAAAAATGGAGCAAGATTTATTTTTAGGATAAGAAAAAAAGGCTAATAATGAAATCGATAAATTATCATATCCAAACAAAACATTTTCCTAATAAATTTGCAAAATCACTTGGATATTTAGATTGGGAAACTCAGCCAAGCCCATATAAAAGTTACTATAAAGCTAAAAAAATTCCTTTAATACCCTCAAATCCTCCTAAACTATCATATGAAAAACTTTATACTACAAACACTCCTTCTCCTATTAATCTAAAAACCATCTCTCAATTTTTTGAATATTCTCTTTCTATTAATGCAATTAAAGAGTATTTTACATCAAGATGGGCAGTAAGAGTAAATCCATCAAGTGGAAATTTACATCCGGAAGAGAGTTATATTATTTTTGAAAATAGTGTTTTTCATTTTAATGTAAAAGAGTTTTGTTTAGAAGAGATTGCAAAAAGTGAAAATAAATTAGTAGAAAATGGAATCATTTTTATAGCTACTTCAATTCCACTTAGAGAATCTTGGAAATATGGAGAGAGAGCACTTAGATATTGTTTACTTGATACCGGACATATTATAGCAGCTACGAGATTTAGCGCTAACTTACTTGGATGGAAAATGGAGTATGTAAGTGAATATAAAGAGAGCGAACTTCAAAAACTAATAGGTCTACAAAAGGCAAGTTTTTATAAAAATGAAGATGAAATTTTTGAAGGTACTTTTTATATTTATAATGATAAAAAACCAAAAATTAATTTTAAAGAGTTTGAAAAATTAGAATTTAATCTTGAATATAAAAAATTAGCCAAGGATTCTATTAGATGGGATATTATTTTTGATATTGCAAAAGTTTTAAAAAGAGAAGAACCATTCCAATCTAATTTTATAAAAGAAAAAATAACTTTTAATCCTTCGCCATTTAATGCATTTGAGATAATAGATAAAAGAAGAAGTGCATTAGGTTTTAAAGAAAAATTTATTAAAAAAGATGAATTTTTAGATATTTTAGATAAAACACTCCCAAGAAATATTCCTCCTTTTGATACGAAAGTTACATTAAACAAAGTTAATTTAGTAATTTTTGTAAATAGAGTTGATGGAATTGAGAGTGGTATTTATTTTTTTGATAGAGAAAAAAATAGTCTATCTTTAATTGAAAAAGGTGATTTTAGTGAAACTGCTAAATTTGTAAATTGCGCACAAGACTTAGGAAAAGATAGTGCATTTAGTATATCAATGACAATTGATAAAAAACATCTTAATAAAGAGTATAAATATAAACTTGCAATGTTTGAAGCAGGAATGATTGGTCAAATTTTATATATTGAAGCAGAAGCAAAAGGTTATAGAGGCTGTGGGATTGGGTGTTTTTTTGATAATTTAGTAAGCATAGATATTTTAGAAAACGAAGATATTTTAACTTTATATGGATTTAGTATAGGGGAACCAGTTATTGATGAGAGAATAATCCCTATTAGACCAAATGAAGCAAAGCTACTTAATTTGTAGCTTTGTATCTATCAATATCTCTTTGAATTGATTTCATAGCTTTTTCAATTCTTCTTATTAATTTGTGAATTCTCTCTTCGTGAAGTAATTTTTTCTCTTCGAGTTCTTCTTCTTTTACAACTAAATCATTTTCTTCAATTACTAAGTTATGATATTTTTCTTTAAGTTCTTCAATTACTTTTTTTCTTTCATCAAGTTCTTTTAGTAATCTTTGTCTATCTCTTTCAAGCATCTCAATTTCTCTATCAGTTTGGGCTTCAAGTGTTTTTTTCATAATTCTATTTAAATGATTTTTAATTTCTTTTATTCTTGCTTCATTTTCTTTAATCTCTCTTTGAATACTTAAAAGTTCTGTCTCAATTTCTTGAAGTCTGTTTTTTATTGGAATAAGCTCTTTTTCAATTTCTTCTACTTTTTTTTGCTCTTTTTCAAGAAGTTTTTTGAATTTTCTAACACTTCCTTCAAGCTCAACTACAAAATTTTCCATTCCCCCTCCTTTAGTTTTTTATAATTATATATCTTTAGTTAAGTATTGTCAAGAAACATAAAATAAGTGAACATATAATAATCTTTTGTTTACTATTAGTGTCAGAGCAGATACGAAAATGAGACCCCAGAGACCTGCGGCACAGGATGATAGGAGGTGCTCTGCTCCCTTCCGGGCCTGAAGCGTTGCCTCCTACCACCCTTGCACAGGGCTGGGGCAGATGAAATTATACCATAATTTTTTATTTTTTAAGCTTAACTTCTAATTCATTTCTAAAATGTATATCATTTTGAGGAAATGGAATTTCAAATCCATATTCATTTAACTTTTTATAAATAAATTTTAAAAATTTAGAACGAGTCCTCCTTGGCATTCTTGCAAATTTACCATTCACCCAGACAAAAAGTTCAAAATTTAAACTACTATTTCCCATTTCTATAAATACAATTCTTGGAATTAAATTTTCATTTTTACTTCTAATAAATGGTAAATTACTTTTTTGAAGTTCTTCAAGTAAAATTTTTTCCATTTTATCAATATCAGTTCCATAAGCAACACCAAAAGGCACTCTAAATCTTACAATATCATCATTCATAGTCCAATTTATCACTTGATTTTGAATAAATGTTTGATTTGGGATAATCAAATTTATATTATCATTTGTTTTAATTACAGTTGAACGCATTGAAATATCTACAACCTCTCCTCTTGTAGTTTGGTCAATTTGTATATAATCTCCAACTTTTATACTTTTTTCAAACATCATAATAATACCACTAACAAAATTGCTAACTATATTTTGAAGTCCAAAACCAATACCAACAGATAAAGCACCAGCAACTATTGCAAGCGAACTTAAATCAAGTCCTATTGATTTTAGAGCAATTAAAAATGCAAGTGTTAGAATAAAATAATATCCCATATTTGCAAGTAAAGTAGCTGTTGAATAGTTAATATCATATTTCTTTCTAAGTGAATAGATTAATTTTTTATAATATTTTCCTACAAACCATCCAAAAAATAAAATTAACAGAAAAATAAATAAATCAAGAGGAGTTATCTCTTTTTTGTTTATTTTAAATAATGGATAATTAATCATATTGATAAATTTATCAAAAACATTCTCAACTTCCTGCTTTGAGCTATATAATAAATATTTATTTTTAAACTCTAATTTCTCAAAATTTTTAATTTCTATTTCAATTGCTCTATCTAATGAAAGTTTCTTAGCTAACTCTACTATTTTTTTATCTAAATCAAAAACTTTTTTTTCTTTTTTTGTAAGTCCATCAAAAAATAAAACTAAATTATTTTTAATTAATTCCATATAAACTTGTTTTTGTTTATCTACATTCTTTTCAATAAGATTTTGAATTGAGTTTATCTGAGTAGTATTATTAAGTAATATCCATTTTTGCAATTCAATATTCAATTTTTCAAATTCTCTTTTTAATATATCGAGCTTATTTTTTAGTTTTAGAATATTTGTCTTTGCTTTTTGAGTATTAAAATTCACTAAATTTAATTTATCAAATAATTCTCTCTCCCATATAGGAAGATTTTTATTAATAAATTCTTTTTGAGTCTTTAAAACATCTTCTAATTTTTGATAATAAATTTTCTCTAAATCAGATAATGGCGTATTATTTAAAACTTCAATTTTTTTATTCAATTCTTTTAACTTATTATCAATTTGAAAAGTTTTATCTCTTAAATTTACAATTTTTAAAAAATTGTTAATAAAGTCATTGCTATTTTTAACATCACATTCACACTTAATGATGTTAGGTTTTAAATTATTAATTTTTTTAACCAAAATTAATGCATAAGAATAATCAGGTGAATTTTTATCTATTTTATTTAAAATTTTTGTTAGATTATTATCACTTCCAAATAAAAATACAAATAAAAAAATAAAACTAACTATTCTCATTTTTCTCCCTTGTAAATAACATAAATTTTCTTATATTAAAATGATAACTCATAATATGACTAACAAATGCAACA
This Caminibacter mediatlanticus TB-2 DNA region includes the following protein-coding sequences:
- a CDS encoding mechanosensitive ion channel family protein; protein product: MRIVSFIFLFVFLFGSDNNLTKILNKIDKNSPDYSYALILVKKINNLKPNIIKCECDVKNSNDFINNFLKIVNLRDKTFQIDNKLKELNKKIEVLNNTPLSDLEKIYYQKLEDVLKTQKEFINKNLPIWERELFDKLNLVNFNTQKAKTNILKLKNKLDILKREFEKLNIELQKWILLNNTTQINSIQNLIEKNVDKQKQVYMELIKNNLVLFFDGLTKKEKKVFDLDKKIVELAKKLSLDRAIEIEIKNFEKLEFKNKYLLYSSKQEVENVFDKFINMINYPLFKINKKEITPLDLFIFLLILFFGWFVGKYYKKLIYSLRKKYDINYSTATLLANMGYYFILTLAFLIALKSIGLDLSSLAIVAGALSVGIGFGLQNIVSNFVSGIIMMFEKSIKVGDYIQIDQTTRGEVVDISMRSTVIKTNDNINLIIPNQTFIQNQVINWTMNDDIVRFRVPFGVAYGTDIDKMEKILLEELQKSNLPFIRSKNENLIPRIVFIEMGNSSLNFELFVWVNGKFARMPRRTRSKFLKFIYKKLNEYGFEIPFPQNDIHFRNELEVKLKK